From one Musa acuminata AAA Group cultivar baxijiao chromosome BXJ2-6, Cavendish_Baxijiao_AAA, whole genome shotgun sequence genomic stretch:
- the LOC135584057 gene encoding serrate RNA effector molecule-like isoform X1, translated as MAEVVDAPAEALDRGRDCQPEPRESPGDGSSSPPPPPPRRRDRDSRERRDDWPPSRRDDPHDPRNRSPPLPPPPPLGPPRDDKDREYRRRSSPSPPTYRERRHSPPRRSPPPGPFKRARRDDGGYDRRRGSPRGGYGPDDRRYGYDYGGGYNRRGWYRDERSHGRYTNRPSDWPDIGYGDYGDGPEVIQRGGLMSYKQFIQELEDDIFPAEAERRYEEYRSEYISTQKRAYFEAHKEEQWLKDKYHPTNLVAVIERRKEQARSVAKEFLLDLQSGTLDLGPGVTVSSTSKSGNGSEPNSEDEADTNGKRRRHNKGPAKENDLHSAALKAHPVSSEPRRIQADIEQAQALVRKLDMEKGIQDNVLSSSGHDKLDAEKSRGGSMGRIIIIRGLTTVKGLEGVELLDTLITFLWRIHGLDYYGMSETSELKGLRHVRVDNKTHDGTNASGSDWEKKLDSFWLARLQGQDPLETLTAKDKIDAAATEALDPFVRKIRDEKYGWKYGCGAKGCTKLFHAPEYVHKHLRLKHPDLVIELTSKVREDLYFQNYMNDPNAPGGTPVMQQSALVKMQRRRPLLDNRLRDERGNRRDLDRNDRDDDRHDRSDNSPRDGNGSLEGENHEKLLYDAYGGQGLHGAFPSDIPPPLLLPVPGAGPLGPFIPAPPEIAMHMLRETGGSSSFESNGGSRGRKGRLGPQVSGPAPILPIPSAFRHDPRRIRSYQDLDAPDDEVTVVDYRSL; from the exons ATGGCGGAGGTCGTCGACGCGCCCGCCGAAGCGCTAGATCGAGGGCGGGATTGCCAGCCGGAGCCGCGCGAGAGCCCTGGCGACGGGTCCTCCTCCCCGCCGCCACCGCCTCCGAGGAGGAGGGACAGGGATTCGAGGGAGCGGAGGGACGATTGGCCCCCGAGCCGGCGGGATGATCCCCACGATCCGAGGAACCGCTCACCGCCGCTTCCCCCGCCTCCGCCTCTGGGGCCGCCGAGGGACGACAAGGATCGGGAGTACCGTAGGCGGAGCAGCCCGAGCCCACCGACGTACCGTGAACGCCGACATTCGCCTCCCCGCCGGTCCCCTCCGCCTGGGCCATTTAAGCGAGCTAGGAGGGATGACGGTGGATATGACCGGCGTCGAGGTAGCCCGAGAGGTGGTTATGGACCGGATGACAGAAG ATATGGCTATGATTATGGTGGTGGATACAATCGTAGAGGTTGGTACAGAGACGAGAGGTCTCATGGTCGCTATACAAATCGCCCATCTG ATTGGCCTGATATAGGATATGGTGATTATGGTGATGGCCCTGAGGTTATTCAAAG GGGAGGTTTGATGTCATATAAGCAGTTCATTCAAGAACTTGAAGATGATATTTTTCCTGCTGAAGCTGAACGCAG ATATGAGGAGTACAGGTCAGAGTACATCTCCACGCAGAAGCGAGCTTATTTTGAAGCTCATAAAGAAGAGCAATG GCTGAAAGACAAGTATCATCCAACTAACTTGGTAGCAGTCATTGAAAG GAGGAAAGAACAGGCCAGATCTGTTGCAAAGGAGTTCTTGCTTGATTTGCAGAGCGGGACACTTGACCT TGGTCCTGGAGTAACAGTTTCATCAACAAGCAAATCTGGGAATGGTAGTGAACCAAACTCTGAAGATGAGGCAGACACTAATGGAAAACGAAGAAGGCACAATAAGGGGCCAGCAAAAGAAAATGATCTGCACTCTGCTGCCCTTAAGGCACACCCAGTCAGTTCTGAGCCTCGGAGAATTCAAGCTGACATTGAACAAGCTCAGGCCTTGGTCCGTAAACTTGACATGGAGAAGGGTATACAGGATAATGTCCTCTCTAGTAGTGGTCATGATAAGTTGGATGCAGAGAAATCTCGTGGGGGATCCATGGGGCGAATTATCATTATACGTGGCCTGACTACTGTCAAGGGCCTTGAAGGTGTCGAATTGTTAGATACTTTGATCACATTTCTGTGGCGCATCCATGGATTGGATTACTATGGCATGTCGGAGACATCTGAATTAAAGGGTCTTCGACATGTTAGGGTTGACAATAAGACTCATGATGGAACTAATGCTAGTGGATCTGACTGGGAGAAGAAACTTGATTCATTTTGGCTGGCAAGATTGCAAGGTCAGGATCCCTTGGAAACATTGACAGCCAAAGATAAGATTGATGCAGCAGCTACCGAGGCCCTAGATCCTTTTGTAAGGAAAATACGAGATGAAAAATATGGCTGGAAGTATGGATGTGGAGCTAAGGGCTGCACGAAACTTTTCCATGCTCCCGAATATGTTCATAAGCATCTTAGACTGAAACACCCAGACCTTGTGATCGAGCTCACCTCGAAAGTTCGAGAGGATCtgtattttcaaaattatatgaa TGATCCCAATGCACCAGGCGGGACACCTGTCATGCAGCAGTCTGCATTG GTGAAAATGCAAAGACGGAGGCCACTGTTAGATAACCGCCTTAGAGATGAACGTGGCAATCGCAGAGATCTTGACAGGAATGATAGAGATGATGACAGGCATGATAGGTCTGACAACTCCCCTCGCGATGGCAATGGTAGCTTGGAGGGGGAGAATCATGAGAAACTTCTATATGATGCTTATGGTGGACAAGGCTTGCATGGGGCATTTCCTTCGGATATTCCTCCTCCATTGTTGTTGCCTGTTCCTGGTGCTGG GCCACTAGGACCTTTTATCCCTGCCCCACCGGAGATTGCCATGCACATGTTGAGGGAGACTGGTGGGTCATCATCATTTGAGTCTAATGGTGGATCTCGTGGTAGGAAGGGAAGGCTTGGTCCACAAGTGAGTGGTCCAGCTCCAATTCTTCCTATACCTTCAGCATTTCGGCATGATCCCCGTCGAATAAGAAG
- the LOC135584057 gene encoding serrate RNA effector molecule-like isoform X2, whose translation MIPTIRGTAHRRFPRLRLWGRRGTTRIGSTVGGAARAHRRTVNADIRLPAGPLRLGHLSELGGMTVDMTGVEVAREVVMDRMTEDWPDIGYGDYGDGPEVIQRGGLMSYKQFIQELEDDIFPAEAERRYEEYRSEYISTQKRAYFEAHKEEQWLKDKYHPTNLVAVIERRKEQARSVAKEFLLDLQSGTLDLGPGVTVSSTSKSGNGSEPNSEDEADTNGKRRRHNKGPAKENDLHSAALKAHPVSSEPRRIQADIEQAQALVRKLDMEKGIQDNVLSSSGHDKLDAEKSRGGSMGRIIIIRGLTTVKGLEGVELLDTLITFLWRIHGLDYYGMSETSELKGLRHVRVDNKTHDGTNASGSDWEKKLDSFWLARLQGQDPLETLTAKDKIDAAATEALDPFVRKIRDEKYGWKYGCGAKGCTKLFHAPEYVHKHLRLKHPDLVIELTSKVREDLYFQNYMNDPNAPGGTPVMQQSALVKMQRRRPLLDNRLRDERGNRRDLDRNDRDDDRHDRSDNSPRDGNGSLEGENHEKLLYDAYGGQGLHGAFPSDIPPPLLLPVPGAGPLGPFIPAPPEIAMHMLRETGGSSSFESNGGSRGRKGRLGPQVSGPAPILPIPSAFRHDPRRIRSYQDLDAPDDEVTVVDYRSL comes from the exons ATGATCCCCACGATCCGAGGAACCGCTCACCGCCGCTTCCCCCGCCTCCGCCTCTGGGGCCGCCGAGGGACGACAAGGATCGGGAGTACCGTAGGCGGAGCAGCCCGAGCCCACCGACGTACCGTGAACGCCGACATTCGCCTCCCCGCCGGTCCCCTCCGCCTGGGCCATTTAAGCGAGCTAGGAGGGATGACGGTGGATATGACCGGCGTCGAGGTAGCCCGAGAGGTGGTTATGGACCGGATGACAGAAG ATTGGCCTGATATAGGATATGGTGATTATGGTGATGGCCCTGAGGTTATTCAAAG GGGAGGTTTGATGTCATATAAGCAGTTCATTCAAGAACTTGAAGATGATATTTTTCCTGCTGAAGCTGAACGCAG ATATGAGGAGTACAGGTCAGAGTACATCTCCACGCAGAAGCGAGCTTATTTTGAAGCTCATAAAGAAGAGCAATG GCTGAAAGACAAGTATCATCCAACTAACTTGGTAGCAGTCATTGAAAG GAGGAAAGAACAGGCCAGATCTGTTGCAAAGGAGTTCTTGCTTGATTTGCAGAGCGGGACACTTGACCT TGGTCCTGGAGTAACAGTTTCATCAACAAGCAAATCTGGGAATGGTAGTGAACCAAACTCTGAAGATGAGGCAGACACTAATGGAAAACGAAGAAGGCACAATAAGGGGCCAGCAAAAGAAAATGATCTGCACTCTGCTGCCCTTAAGGCACACCCAGTCAGTTCTGAGCCTCGGAGAATTCAAGCTGACATTGAACAAGCTCAGGCCTTGGTCCGTAAACTTGACATGGAGAAGGGTATACAGGATAATGTCCTCTCTAGTAGTGGTCATGATAAGTTGGATGCAGAGAAATCTCGTGGGGGATCCATGGGGCGAATTATCATTATACGTGGCCTGACTACTGTCAAGGGCCTTGAAGGTGTCGAATTGTTAGATACTTTGATCACATTTCTGTGGCGCATCCATGGATTGGATTACTATGGCATGTCGGAGACATCTGAATTAAAGGGTCTTCGACATGTTAGGGTTGACAATAAGACTCATGATGGAACTAATGCTAGTGGATCTGACTGGGAGAAGAAACTTGATTCATTTTGGCTGGCAAGATTGCAAGGTCAGGATCCCTTGGAAACATTGACAGCCAAAGATAAGATTGATGCAGCAGCTACCGAGGCCCTAGATCCTTTTGTAAGGAAAATACGAGATGAAAAATATGGCTGGAAGTATGGATGTGGAGCTAAGGGCTGCACGAAACTTTTCCATGCTCCCGAATATGTTCATAAGCATCTTAGACTGAAACACCCAGACCTTGTGATCGAGCTCACCTCGAAAGTTCGAGAGGATCtgtattttcaaaattatatgaa TGATCCCAATGCACCAGGCGGGACACCTGTCATGCAGCAGTCTGCATTG GTGAAAATGCAAAGACGGAGGCCACTGTTAGATAACCGCCTTAGAGATGAACGTGGCAATCGCAGAGATCTTGACAGGAATGATAGAGATGATGACAGGCATGATAGGTCTGACAACTCCCCTCGCGATGGCAATGGTAGCTTGGAGGGGGAGAATCATGAGAAACTTCTATATGATGCTTATGGTGGACAAGGCTTGCATGGGGCATTTCCTTCGGATATTCCTCCTCCATTGTTGTTGCCTGTTCCTGGTGCTGG GCCACTAGGACCTTTTATCCCTGCCCCACCGGAGATTGCCATGCACATGTTGAGGGAGACTGGTGGGTCATCATCATTTGAGTCTAATGGTGGATCTCGTGGTAGGAAGGGAAGGCTTGGTCCACAAGTGAGTGGTCCAGCTCCAATTCTTCCTATACCTTCAGCATTTCGGCATGATCCCCGTCGAATAAGAAG
- the LOC135584057 gene encoding serrate RNA effector molecule-like isoform X3, producing MKDWHFTDWPDIGYGDYGDGPEVIQRGGLMSYKQFIQELEDDIFPAEAERRYEEYRSEYISTQKRAYFEAHKEEQWLKDKYHPTNLVAVIERRKEQARSVAKEFLLDLQSGTLDLGPGVTVSSTSKSGNGSEPNSEDEADTNGKRRRHNKGPAKENDLHSAALKAHPVSSEPRRIQADIEQAQALVRKLDMEKGIQDNVLSSSGHDKLDAEKSRGGSMGRIIIIRGLTTVKGLEGVELLDTLITFLWRIHGLDYYGMSETSELKGLRHVRVDNKTHDGTNASGSDWEKKLDSFWLARLQGQDPLETLTAKDKIDAAATEALDPFVRKIRDEKYGWKYGCGAKGCTKLFHAPEYVHKHLRLKHPDLVIELTSKVREDLYFQNYMNDPNAPGGTPVMQQSALVKMQRRRPLLDNRLRDERGNRRDLDRNDRDDDRHDRSDNSPRDGNGSLEGENHEKLLYDAYGGQGLHGAFPSDIPPPLLLPVPGAGPLGPFIPAPPEIAMHMLRETGGSSSFESNGGSRGRKGRLGPQVSGPAPILPIPSAFRHDPRRIRSYQDLDAPDDEVTVVDYRSL from the exons ATGAAGGATTGGCATTTTACAG ATTGGCCTGATATAGGATATGGTGATTATGGTGATGGCCCTGAGGTTATTCAAAG GGGAGGTTTGATGTCATATAAGCAGTTCATTCAAGAACTTGAAGATGATATTTTTCCTGCTGAAGCTGAACGCAG ATATGAGGAGTACAGGTCAGAGTACATCTCCACGCAGAAGCGAGCTTATTTTGAAGCTCATAAAGAAGAGCAATG GCTGAAAGACAAGTATCATCCAACTAACTTGGTAGCAGTCATTGAAAG GAGGAAAGAACAGGCCAGATCTGTTGCAAAGGAGTTCTTGCTTGATTTGCAGAGCGGGACACTTGACCT TGGTCCTGGAGTAACAGTTTCATCAACAAGCAAATCTGGGAATGGTAGTGAACCAAACTCTGAAGATGAGGCAGACACTAATGGAAAACGAAGAAGGCACAATAAGGGGCCAGCAAAAGAAAATGATCTGCACTCTGCTGCCCTTAAGGCACACCCAGTCAGTTCTGAGCCTCGGAGAATTCAAGCTGACATTGAACAAGCTCAGGCCTTGGTCCGTAAACTTGACATGGAGAAGGGTATACAGGATAATGTCCTCTCTAGTAGTGGTCATGATAAGTTGGATGCAGAGAAATCTCGTGGGGGATCCATGGGGCGAATTATCATTATACGTGGCCTGACTACTGTCAAGGGCCTTGAAGGTGTCGAATTGTTAGATACTTTGATCACATTTCTGTGGCGCATCCATGGATTGGATTACTATGGCATGTCGGAGACATCTGAATTAAAGGGTCTTCGACATGTTAGGGTTGACAATAAGACTCATGATGGAACTAATGCTAGTGGATCTGACTGGGAGAAGAAACTTGATTCATTTTGGCTGGCAAGATTGCAAGGTCAGGATCCCTTGGAAACATTGACAGCCAAAGATAAGATTGATGCAGCAGCTACCGAGGCCCTAGATCCTTTTGTAAGGAAAATACGAGATGAAAAATATGGCTGGAAGTATGGATGTGGAGCTAAGGGCTGCACGAAACTTTTCCATGCTCCCGAATATGTTCATAAGCATCTTAGACTGAAACACCCAGACCTTGTGATCGAGCTCACCTCGAAAGTTCGAGAGGATCtgtattttcaaaattatatgaa TGATCCCAATGCACCAGGCGGGACACCTGTCATGCAGCAGTCTGCATTG GTGAAAATGCAAAGACGGAGGCCACTGTTAGATAACCGCCTTAGAGATGAACGTGGCAATCGCAGAGATCTTGACAGGAATGATAGAGATGATGACAGGCATGATAGGTCTGACAACTCCCCTCGCGATGGCAATGGTAGCTTGGAGGGGGAGAATCATGAGAAACTTCTATATGATGCTTATGGTGGACAAGGCTTGCATGGGGCATTTCCTTCGGATATTCCTCCTCCATTGTTGTTGCCTGTTCCTGGTGCTGG GCCACTAGGACCTTTTATCCCTGCCCCACCGGAGATTGCCATGCACATGTTGAGGGAGACTGGTGGGTCATCATCATTTGAGTCTAATGGTGGATCTCGTGGTAGGAAGGGAAGGCTTGGTCCACAAGTGAGTGGTCCAGCTCCAATTCTTCCTATACCTTCAGCATTTCGGCATGATCCCCGTCGAATAAGAAG